Proteins co-encoded in one Pseudoliparis swirei isolate HS2019 ecotype Mariana Trench chromosome 7, NWPU_hadal_v1, whole genome shotgun sequence genomic window:
- the LOC130196162 gene encoding guanine deaminase-like: protein MDNSKRPTIANVYRGTFIHSTQQTALQILEDELLGVDTDGKIAFTGRGVELDRLSQTFGFSPNEVIQLAQHEFFMPGLVDTHIHACQYSYAGTALDMPLLQWLETYTFPVESHFKDLQFAHKVYSQVVKRTLRNGTTTACYFASLHTDASLLLGQIANNFGQRALVGKVCMDRNDSVKHYKETNQESQEETCRFIAELLKKKYPLVRPVVTPRFAVSCTEALLGQLGAIAKNNNLHIQSHISENLEEIKLVKEMFPDSESYTDVYLKHNLLTDKTVMAHGCYLSDEELVVFRETGASLAHCPNSNISMCSGMLNVRNVLNHNVKLGLGTDVAGGYSASMLDAVRRALDTSKVLTIQNPEYETLSFQEVFRLATLGGSQALSLDDQTGNFEVGKDFDALRVNVAAPGGPIDLLQGEDPKTILEKFLNLGDDRNIAEVFVAGRKVVPFTEPATE from the exons ATGGACAACTCGAAGAGACCCACAATTGCAAACGTCTACAGGGGGACGTTTATCCACTCGACCCAGCAGACAGCGCTGCAGATCCTAGAAGACGAGCTCCTGGGAGTGGATACAGACGGAAAG ATCGCTTTTACTGGGAGAGGCGTGGAGCTTGACAGACTTTCTCAGACCTTTGGTTTCAGTCCCAATGAAGTCATTCAGCTGGCACAACA TGAGTTCTTCATGCCAGGACTGGTGGACACCCACATCCACGCCTGCCAGTACAGCTACGCAGGCACAGCTCTGGACATGCCCTTACTGCAGTGGCTCGAGACCTACACCTTTCCGGTGGAGTCCCACTTCAAGGACTTGCAGTTTGCCCACAAGGTCTACTCTCAAGTCGTG AAAAGGACCCTGAGAAACGGAACAACCACGGCATGTTACTTTGCCTCCCTACATACAGACGCCTCTCTTTTGTTGGGGCAGATTGCAA ATAACTTTGGACAGCGTGCCTTGGTGGGCAAGGTCTGCATGGACAGGAACGATTCTGTGAAACATTACAAAGAGACCAATCAGGAGTCTCAAGAAGAAACCTGCCG GTTCATTGCAGAGCTCTTGAAGAAAAAG TACCCTCTGGTGAGACCGGTGGTGACTCCCCGCTTCGCTGTATCCTGCACAGAAGCTTTGCTCGGGCAGCTGGGAGCAATCGCTAAGAATAACAACCTGCACATCCAG AGTCATATCAGTGAAAACTTAGAGGAAATTAAGCTTGTAAAGGAGATGTTTCCGGACTCAGAGTCGTACACAGACGTCTATCTCAAACATAACCTGCTCACGGACAAG ACAGTGATGGCTCACGGCTGCTACCTCAGTGATGAAGAATTGGTTGTGTTCAGAGAGACAGGAGCCTCTTTGGCTCACTGTCCCAATTCCAATATTTC GATGTGCAGTGGTATGTTGAATGTCCGCAACGTCCTTAATCACAACGTGAAGTTGGGGCTGGGAACAG ATGTGGCGGGGGGCTACTCGGCCTCgatgctggatgctgtgaggagAGCTCTGGACACATCCAAAGTCTTGACCATCCAGAACCCAGAATATGAAACGCTCTCCTTTCAGGAGGTGTTCAGACTGGCCACACTGGGAGGCAGCCAAG CCTTGTCCCTGGATGACCAGACAGGGAACTTTGAAGTGGGCAAAGACTTTGACGCCCTGAGGGTAAATGTGGCCGCTCCTGGCGGACCCATCGACCTGCTCCAGGGCGAGGACCCAAAG ACTATTCTGGAAAAGTTCTTAAATTTGG GTGACGATCGTAACATAGCAGAGGTGTTTGTGGCCGGGAGGAAGGTGGTACCATTCACTGAGCCAGCCACAGAATAA